One window of the Bacillus sp. 2205SS5-2 genome contains the following:
- a CDS encoding ParM/StbA family protein, which translates to MVHSRIAAVDVGNDSLKGIFGKLDTSINIPNVIARDIEDRPIIGIEELNQQDPLDGIHIRVHSPALKENNAIYRVGNLATKSISPAELDPGSFKSEEDQTLILLFASIAFDAVKANEFKMKNKVIEANYTLGTGLPLREVKEGKDVGYRARLLGAVHQVEFLVTPKYQGIKVNIRFDDVKIYPEGFAAFINLVMDHNLNIINKDLIDKRIVIQDIGGLSTDIAVIKNRKVDDDKAQGYNLGVTEALEQIREEIRRHHGVELDSRRDVVEIITKKTDRNHIMVKGSRTSVHDIVDRILMELAKKQYRHLRNTWQRNSQTEIGYFIGGGSTVLKDYIKTLNNNLDGYNIDFFEDEKESIWMMVNAYHKLISDYARRQEKTDEKLVKNK; encoded by the coding sequence GTGGTTCACTCACGAATCGCAGCAGTTGATGTAGGAAATGATTCTCTCAAAGGTATTTTTGGAAAGCTAGACACGTCAATAAATATTCCAAATGTCATTGCTAGAGATATAGAAGATCGCCCGATTATTGGAATAGAAGAATTAAATCAACAAGACCCCCTTGATGGAATTCATATTAGGGTTCACTCTCCTGCATTAAAAGAAAATAATGCAATTTATCGGGTGGGGAATTTAGCTACAAAAAGTATTAGTCCTGCAGAGCTTGATCCCGGAAGTTTTAAATCTGAAGAAGATCAAACTTTGATTTTACTATTTGCTTCAATTGCCTTTGATGCTGTGAAGGCAAATGAATTTAAAATGAAAAATAAAGTGATAGAAGCTAACTATACCTTAGGAACAGGTCTACCCCTTCGAGAAGTTAAGGAAGGAAAAGATGTTGGTTATCGCGCTCGCTTACTTGGAGCTGTCCACCAGGTTGAGTTTCTTGTTACACCAAAATACCAAGGTATTAAAGTAAACATAAGATTTGATGATGTAAAGATCTACCCGGAAGGATTTGCGGCTTTTATTAATTTGGTGATGGACCATAATTTAAACATTATTAACAAGGATTTAATTGATAAACGAATTGTAATTCAGGATATTGGGGGTCTTTCAACCGATATTGCTGTCATCAAAAATCGAAAAGTAGATGATGATAAAGCACAAGGTTATAATCTTGGTGTGACGGAAGCGCTAGAGCAAATTCGGGAGGAAATTCGCCGTCATCACGGGGTAGAATTAGACAGTCGCCGTGATGTGGTAGAAATTATCACGAAGAAAACGGACCGAAATCATATTATGGTAAAAGGAAGTCGGACAAGTGTCCATGATATTGTCGACCGAATTTTAATGGAACTGGCTAAAAAGCAATATCGTCATCTCCGTAATACATGGCAAAGAAACTCCCAAACAGAAATTGGTTATTTCATTGGTGGTGGGTCGACTGTATTGAAAGATTATATAAAAACGTTAAACAATAATTTGGATGGTTACAATATCGACTTTTTTGAGGACGAAAAGGAAAGTATTTGGATGATGGTAAATGCCTACCACAAATTAATCTCTGATTATGCCCGTCGTCAGGAAAAAACAGATGAAAAATTAGTCAAAAATAAATAA
- a CDS encoding MBL fold metallo-hydrolase, producing the protein MQTIQNIGERFWYMTPVSETDRPILGMVIGDEKTLMIDAGNSTAHAQAFLDMLAKKQVKEPQIIALTHWHWDHIFGLSFFTEPVSMASFETKKGMEKMVSYSWSDEAIDQRVEEGTEIEFCAKAIKQEFVAHRDITINLPTVTFQNRLEIDLGGLTCVLQEVGGDHAHDSVVVYIKEEKILFLGDCIYPDIFSSKTNYTVEKTLKLLSILESFDAESYILSHSGVLTKVEFQEEVLRLKTLASLTDSFQGERSKITEMYEKELNRKVNEEEAEAIGYFVNGYKNN; encoded by the coding sequence ATGCAAACCATTCAAAACATCGGGGAACGATTTTGGTATATGACCCCTGTAAGTGAAACCGATCGCCCTATTCTTGGTATGGTGATTGGCGATGAAAAAACGCTGATGATTGATGCTGGAAATTCAACAGCACATGCACAAGCTTTTTTAGACATGTTAGCAAAAAAACAAGTGAAAGAACCACAGATCATTGCATTAACCCACTGGCACTGGGATCATATCTTTGGTCTATCATTTTTCACCGAGCCGGTATCAATGGCTTCTTTCGAAACGAAAAAGGGAATGGAAAAAATGGTTTCGTATTCATGGTCAGATGAGGCAATAGATCAACGAGTAGAAGAGGGAACTGAGATAGAGTTTTGTGCTAAGGCCATAAAACAAGAATTTGTAGCTCATCGCGATATTACAATAAATCTTCCAACTGTAACGTTTCAAAATCGTCTAGAGATTGATCTTGGAGGTTTAACTTGTGTATTACAAGAGGTTGGTGGAGATCACGCTCACGATTCCGTTGTAGTATATATTAAAGAAGAAAAAATCCTGTTTTTAGGAGATTGTATATATCCTGATATATTTTCTAGCAAAACAAATTATACTGTGGAAAAAACATTGAAGCTTTTATCGATTCTAGAGAGTTTTGATGCCGAAAGCTATATTCTTTCTCACTCGGGGGTCCTGACTAAAGTTGAGTTTCAAGAAGAGGTACTTCGATTAAAAACTCTTGCATCCCTTACCGATTCTTTTCAGGGTGAGAGGAGTAAGATTACTGAAATGTACGAAAAGGAACTCAATCGAAAAGTGAATGAAGAAGAAGCAGAAGCAATTGGCTATTTTGTGAATGGATACAAGAACAACTAG
- the rluF gene encoding 23S rRNA pseudouridine(2604) synthase RluF: MRINKFISESGKASRRGADRLITEGRVTINGKVAEIGSQVHPGDDVRVSGDQIYMAKNYVYIALNKPIGITSTTEKNVKGNIVDLVNHPLRIFNIGRLDKDSDGLILLTNDGDIVNEILRAENQHEKEYNVSVDKPITPEFLKKMSEGVDILGTKTLPCEVKQLSKFDFQIILTQGLNRQIRRMCAELGYDVFRLQRTRIMNIHLGNLPVGQWRDLTKKEKRKLFQDLDYQPKEW, from the coding sequence GTGCGTATCAACAAATTTATTAGCGAATCAGGAAAGGCCTCTAGGCGAGGTGCAGATCGCCTGATTACAGAAGGCAGAGTCACGATCAACGGTAAAGTAGCCGAAATCGGAAGCCAGGTTCACCCTGGTGATGATGTTCGAGTCAGTGGTGACCAGATTTATATGGCGAAAAACTACGTGTATATCGCCCTTAATAAACCCATTGGCATTACGAGTACAACTGAAAAAAATGTCAAAGGAAACATCGTTGATCTAGTCAATCACCCTTTACGTATTTTCAATATTGGACGTCTTGATAAAGATTCTGATGGACTTATTCTTCTCACTAACGACGGTGATATCGTCAATGAAATTCTTCGAGCGGAGAATCAGCATGAAAAAGAATACAACGTATCCGTCGATAAGCCGATAACACCTGAATTTTTGAAAAAAATGAGTGAAGGAGTCGACATTTTAGGTACAAAAACCCTTCCTTGTGAAGTGAAGCAACTATCTAAATTTGATTTTCAAATCATTTTAACCCAAGGCCTAAATCGTCAAATTCGTCGGATGTGTGCAGAATTAGGTTATGATGTTTTCCGCTTGCAGCGAACGCGTATTATGAATATTCACTTGGGAAATCTCCCTGTTGGACAATGGCGTGACTTGACGAAGAAGGAAAAAAGAAAACTATTTCAAGACCTTGATTATCAACCTAAGGAATGGTGA
- a CDS encoding peptide MFS transporter, whose translation MTTVNKQKIVDSVPQIGFFGHPKGLFTLFFTEFWERFSYYGMRAILVFYMYYEVSKGGLGIDQNTAYAIMSIYGALVYMSGIIGGWLADRVFGTSKAVFYGGILIMIGHIVLAVPGSITMFFLSMFFIIIGTGLLKPNVSSIVGEMYSERDHRRDAGFSIFYMGINLGAFLAPLVVGTVGMKYNFHLGFGIAAVGMFLGLVVFMLTKKKSLGLAGTTISNPLSPTEKRSYIKYLAIFLVILAITLFITIPRGWLTFEAFIALVGILGFVIPTLYFVTMYRSPKTTLVERSRIIAYIPLFIASVMFWAIQEQGSTILAGYADKRTQLEFAGLTISPAWFQSLNPLFIIALAPVFAWLWVKLGDKQPSVPKKFSLGLLFAGLSFLVILLPVYLSGEGTLVNPLWLVLSYFIVVLGELCLSPVGLSATTKLAPAAFSSQTMSLWFLSNAAAQALNAQIAKFYTPETEMLYFGVIGGASILLSIILYLLSPKIQLFMKGIK comes from the coding sequence ATGACTACAGTAAATAAACAGAAAATTGTTGATAGTGTGCCTCAAATAGGGTTTTTCGGACACCCTAAAGGACTTTTCACACTATTCTTCACCGAATTTTGGGAGCGGTTTTCCTACTATGGTATGAGAGCTATTCTTGTATTTTATATGTACTATGAAGTATCTAAAGGTGGACTAGGTATTGATCAAAATACTGCCTACGCCATCATGTCTATTTATGGAGCATTAGTTTACATGTCTGGAATCATAGGCGGTTGGCTCGCCGATCGCGTATTTGGGACGTCTAAAGCTGTTTTCTATGGTGGAATCCTCATTATGATCGGTCACATCGTCCTTGCTGTACCAGGAAGTATCACTATGTTCTTCCTTTCTATGTTCTTCATTATTATTGGTACTGGGTTATTAAAACCAAATGTATCGAGTATCGTTGGTGAAATGTATAGTGAAAGAGATCATCGACGCGATGCCGGTTTTAGTATTTTTTACATGGGTATCAACCTTGGAGCTTTCCTTGCTCCCCTTGTGGTTGGAACTGTCGGTATGAAGTACAATTTCCATTTAGGCTTTGGAATCGCAGCCGTTGGAATGTTCCTTGGTCTTGTCGTTTTTATGTTAACAAAAAAGAAAAGCCTAGGACTTGCTGGAACAACGATTTCAAACCCATTGTCACCTACAGAGAAAAGAAGCTATATTAAGTATTTAGCTATTTTCCTTGTGATATTAGCCATTACGCTGTTTATCACTATCCCACGTGGTTGGCTAACTTTTGAAGCGTTTATTGCACTAGTTGGGATACTAGGCTTTGTCATTCCGACACTATATTTTGTGACAATGTATCGTAGTCCTAAAACAACACTAGTGGAGCGTTCAAGAATTATTGCTTATATCCCCCTTTTCATTGCATCTGTAATGTTTTGGGCGATTCAAGAGCAAGGTTCAACAATTCTAGCCGGGTATGCAGATAAACGAACTCAATTAGAATTTGCAGGATTAACCATTTCACCTGCATGGTTTCAATCATTAAATCCGTTATTTATTATTGCACTAGCCCCTGTATTTGCTTGGTTATGGGTGAAGCTAGGAGACAAACAACCCTCTGTTCCTAAGAAATTCTCGTTAGGGCTATTGTTTGCTGGATTATCATTTTTAGTGATTTTACTACCGGTTTATCTTAGCGGAGAAGGTACGCTAGTTAATCCACTCTGGCTTGTTTTGAGCTATTTCATTGTTGTCCTTGGGGAGCTATGTTTATCCCCCGTTGGGCTATCTGCGACAACAAAATTAGCTCCAGCAGCGTTCTCGTCTCAAACAATGAGCTTATGGTTTCTATCCAATGCAGCGGCTCAAGCTCTTAACGCCCAAATTGCGAAATTTTATACACCTGAAACAGAAATGCTTTATTTCGGTGTAATTGGTGGAGCTTCTATTCTCTTAAGTATCATTCTTTACTTACTTTCACCTAAGATTCAGCTCTTTATGAAAGGTATAAAATAA